In Phaeobacter piscinae, one genomic interval encodes:
- a CDS encoding EthD family reductase — protein MTVSLQVIYPASEDATFDYDYYEKTHLPLLEEHWGDLMDTVEASRGIASGPDVPPAFLLIATITFPDMETLDTAMAEKGGPIIDDVANFTNIRPQILVGQVLMS, from the coding sequence ATGACCGTCAGCCTGCAAGTGATCTACCCTGCATCCGAAGACGCAACGTTTGACTACGACTACTATGAAAAAACCCACCTCCCCCTGTTGGAAGAGCACTGGGGCGATCTGATGGACACGGTTGAGGCCTCGCGCGGGATTGCCAGCGGGCCGGACGTACCGCCTGCCTTTCTGCTGATTGCGACCATTACCTTCCCGGATATGGAAACGCTCGACACAGCGATGGCGGAGAAAGGCGGACCGATCATTGATGATGTGGCAAACTTCACCAACATTCGCCCGCAGATCCTTGTTGGGCAGGTCCTGATGAGCTGA
- a CDS encoding zinc-ribbon domain-containing protein encodes MRLTCPNCAAQYEVPDDVIPDDGRDVQCSNCGQTWFQAGRALDADDAESAPAAGPDLADLPPDAVTPASHISDQDPLTKDADDDIAEETDLPPAEAASEDHPAEEDTAEDRAPDVAATARGLDPAISDILREEAEREASLRAAENSPLQTQTDLGLDSLPEEESARRAREAREQMARMRGEDPQQLASAETESRRGLLPNIDEINSTLRSGEGAAAPIAPPMDAAPPKKKRNFARGFAFALLIALALAMAYDNAPLIAQKLPQADPYLSTYVAKVDAARLWLDTQVRAFTVQQ; translated from the coding sequence ATGCGACTGACATGTCCGAACTGTGCCGCCCAGTATGAGGTGCCGGATGATGTAATCCCTGATGACGGCCGCGACGTGCAATGTTCCAATTGCGGGCAGACGTGGTTTCAGGCTGGCCGTGCGCTGGACGCAGATGACGCTGAGAGCGCGCCAGCAGCAGGCCCGGATCTCGCCGACCTGCCGCCGGATGCAGTTACGCCCGCATCTCATATCTCCGATCAGGACCCGCTGACCAAAGACGCAGACGACGATATCGCCGAAGAGACCGATCTGCCCCCCGCTGAGGCAGCGTCCGAAGATCACCCCGCCGAAGAGGACACAGCCGAGGATCGCGCCCCCGACGTCGCAGCCACTGCGCGCGGTCTGGATCCGGCAATCAGCGATATCCTGCGCGAAGAGGCTGAGCGCGAAGCCAGCCTGCGTGCCGCTGAAAACAGCCCTCTGCAAACCCAGACAGATCTGGGGCTTGATTCACTGCCTGAGGAAGAATCGGCGCGACGTGCCCGCGAAGCCCGCGAACAGATGGCCCGGATGCGCGGCGAGGATCCGCAGCAGCTGGCCTCCGCTGAGACGGAATCCCGCCGTGGACTGTTGCCGAATATTGATGAGATCAACTCCACCCTACGCTCAGGCGAGGGCGCCGCAGCGCCAATTGCACCCCCGATGGATGCAGCACCGCCCAAGAAAAAGCGCAACTTCGCCCGCGGCTTTGCCTTCGCCCTGCTGATCGCGCTGGCCCTTGCTATGGCCTATGATAATGCGCCGCTGATCGCACAGAAACTGCCACAGGCTGATCCCTATCTCAGCACTTATGTCGCCAAGGTGGATGCCGCGCGGCTGTGGCTGGATACGCAGGTGCGCGCCTTCACAGTGCAGCAATAG
- the lpdA gene encoding dihydrolipoyl dehydrogenase: MASYDVIVIGAGPGGYVSAIRCAQLGLKTAVVEGRETLGGTCLNVGCIPSKALLHSTHLLHEAEHNFAHMGLKGKSPSVDWPQMKSYKEEVIGQNTGGIEFLFKKNKIDWIKGWASIPEAGKVKVGDDTHEAKNIVIASGSVPSSLPGVEVDNDKGVVVDSTGALDLPKIPKKMVVIGAGVIGLELGSVYARLGSDVTVVEYMDAVCPGMDKDVQRSFKRILEKQGLTFIMGAAVQGVEPSKTKAKVKYQPKKGGDEEVIDADVVLVATGRKPYAEGLGLDALGVKMTERGQIATDAHWATNVKGVYAIGDVIEGPMLAHKAEDEGMAVAEVIAGKHGHVNYGVIPGVVYTTPEVATVGQTEDALKAEGRKIKTGKFMFMGNARAKAVHQAEGGFVKLIADKETDRILGAAIIGPGAGDLIHEICVAMEFGASAEDLALTCHAHPTYSEAVREAALACGDGPIHS; the protein is encoded by the coding sequence ATGGCATCCTATGACGTCATCGTAATCGGCGCCGGCCCCGGTGGCTATGTCAGCGCCATCCGCTGCGCCCAGTTGGGCCTAAAGACCGCCGTGGTCGAGGGCCGCGAAACCCTCGGCGGCACCTGCCTCAACGTCGGCTGTATCCCGTCAAAGGCCCTGCTGCACTCGACCCATCTGCTGCATGAAGCGGAACATAACTTCGCCCATATGGGTCTGAAGGGCAAAAGTCCCTCGGTCGACTGGCCGCAGATGAAATCCTACAAGGAAGAGGTCATCGGCCAGAACACCGGCGGTATCGAATTCCTGTTCAAGAAGAACAAGATCGACTGGATCAAGGGCTGGGCCTCCATTCCCGAGGCTGGCAAGGTCAAGGTGGGCGATGACACCCATGAGGCCAAGAACATCGTAATTGCCTCCGGCTCGGTGCCCTCCTCGCTGCCAGGCGTTGAGGTCGATAACGACAAGGGGGTTGTGGTGGACAGCACCGGCGCGCTGGACCTGCCGAAGATCCCCAAGAAAATGGTTGTGATCGGTGCTGGTGTCATCGGCCTGGAACTGGGGTCGGTCTATGCACGTCTGGGGTCTGACGTGACCGTGGTTGAATATATGGACGCCGTTTGCCCGGGCATGGACAAGGATGTTCAGCGCAGCTTTAAGCGGATCCTCGAAAAGCAGGGTCTGACCTTCATCATGGGGGCTGCGGTACAGGGGGTTGAACCGTCCAAAACCAAGGCAAAGGTGAAGTATCAGCCGAAAAAAGGCGGCGATGAAGAAGTGATTGATGCCGATGTGGTGTTGGTCGCCACCGGTCGCAAACCCTACGCTGAGGGGCTGGGCCTTGACGCTCTGGGTGTCAAGATGACCGAGCGCGGCCAGATCGCCACCGACGCCCATTGGGCCACCAATGTCAAAGGTGTCTATGCCATCGGTGACGTCATCGAAGGTCCAATGCTGGCCCATAAGGCCGAAGACGAAGGCATGGCTGTTGCCGAGGTGATCGCGGGCAAACACGGACACGTCAACTACGGCGTGATCCCCGGCGTGGTCTACACCACACCCGAGGTGGCCACCGTAGGCCAGACCGAAGATGCGCTGAAGGCCGAAGGTCGCAAGATCAAGACCGGCAAGTTCATGTTTATGGGCAATGCCCGCGCCAAGGCCGTGCATCAGGCCGAAGGTGGTTTTGTGAAACTCATCGCGGACAAAGAAACCGACCGTATTCTGGGGGCCGCCATCATCGGTCCGGGCGCTGGCGACCTGATCCATGAAATCTGCGTCGCAATGGAATTCGGCGCCTCTGCTGAGGATCTGGCCCTCACCTGTCACGCGCATCCGACCTATTCCGAGGCCGTGCGCGAGGCGGCCTTGGCCTGCGGGGACGGTCCGATCCACAGCTGA
- the odhB gene encoding 2-oxoglutarate dehydrogenase complex dihydrolipoyllysine-residue succinyltransferase, translating to MTTEVRVPTLGESVTEATVATWFKKPGDAVAADEMLCELETDKVTVEVPAPAAGTLGEIVAAEGETVGVDALLATIAEGASSGTSTPDTPKAESAPAAESGNAGGGSTDVMVPTLGESVSEATVSTWFKKVGDSVAQDEMLCELETDKVSVEVPAPTAGILTEITAEEGSTVDATAKLGVISGGEAGAVTPTPSKGETAGGAQYTTPPAGQGGPAKDIANAPSAEKAMAEAGLSADQVQGSGRDGRIMKDDVARAVAAAAAAPAASTSAPAAAAPVRAPVAADDAAREERVKMTRLRQTIAKRLKDSQNTAAMLTTYNEVDMTEVMALRNEYKDLFLKKHGVKLGFMSFFTKACCHALKEVPEVNAEIDGTDIVYKNFVHMGIAAGTPTGLVVPVIRDADAMSFADIEKAIAEKGARARDGKLSMAEMQGGTFTISNGGVYGSLMSSPILNPPQSGILGMHKIQDRPMAINGKVEIRPMMYLALSYDHRIVDGKGAVTFLVRVKEALEDPRRLLMDL from the coding sequence ATGACCACCGAAGTTCGCGTGCCCACCCTGGGCGAATCCGTGACCGAAGCCACCGTTGCCACCTGGTTCAAGAAGCCGGGGGACGCGGTTGCAGCAGACGAAATGCTCTGCGAGCTGGAAACCGACAAAGTCACCGTTGAGGTCCCGGCCCCTGCCGCCGGTACCCTGGGTGAGATTGTCGCCGCCGAAGGCGAAACCGTCGGCGTCGATGCGCTGCTGGCAACCATTGCTGAAGGCGCCTCCTCCGGCACCTCCACCCCGGACACCCCCAAGGCCGAATCCGCTCCCGCAGCCGAATCAGGCAATGCCGGTGGTGGCAGCACCGATGTCATGGTACCGACCCTCGGTGAATCTGTGAGCGAGGCCACGGTCTCCACCTGGTTTAAGAAGGTCGGCGACAGCGTCGCGCAGGACGAAATGCTCTGCGAGCTGGAAACGGATAAGGTCTCAGTCGAAGTCCCAGCCCCAACTGCCGGTATCCTGACCGAGATCACCGCTGAAGAAGGCAGCACCGTCGATGCGACTGCCAAACTTGGCGTGATCTCCGGCGGCGAAGCAGGCGCCGTAACGCCTACGCCCAGCAAAGGCGAAACCGCAGGTGGGGCGCAATATACCACGCCCCCCGCAGGCCAGGGCGGTCCGGCCAAGGATATCGCAAACGCACCTTCCGCCGAGAAGGCGATGGCTGAGGCCGGCCTCTCTGCAGATCAGGTGCAAGGCAGTGGTCGTGATGGCCGCATCATGAAGGATGACGTCGCCCGTGCCGTGGCCGCTGCCGCAGCGGCACCGGCTGCCAGCACTTCGGCCCCAGCAGCGGCGGCACCTGTGCGCGCGCCGGTTGCTGCGGACGACGCCGCCCGTGAAGAGCGCGTGAAAATGACCCGCCTGCGCCAGACCATCGCCAAGCGTCTGAAGGACAGTCAGAACACCGCTGCCATGCTCACCACCTACAATGAGGTCGACATGACCGAGGTGATGGCCCTGCGCAACGAGTACAAGGACCTGTTCCTGAAGAAGCACGGCGTGAAACTGGGCTTCATGTCCTTCTTCACCAAAGCCTGTTGCCATGCGTTGAAAGAGGTGCCCGAGGTCAACGCAGAAATCGACGGCACCGATATCGTCTACAAAAACTTTGTGCACATGGGCATCGCCGCAGGCACGCCCACAGGTCTGGTGGTTCCGGTGATCCGCGACGCGGATGCAATGTCGTTCGCGGACATCGAAAAAGCGATTGCCGAAAAAGGCGCCCGCGCCCGCGACGGCAAACTGTCGATGGCAGAGATGCAGGGCGGCACCTTCACCATCTCCAACGGCGGCGTCTACGGCTCGCTGATGTCCTCGCCGATCCTGAACCCGCCGCAGTCCGGTATCCTTGGCATGCACAAGATCCAGGACCGTCCGATGGCGATCAACGGCAAGGTGGAAATCCGCCCGATGATGTATCTGGCGCTCTCCTATGACCACCGCATCGTCGACGGCAAAGGCGCCGTGACGTTCCTGGTCCGCGTTAAGGAAGCACTGGAAGACCCCCGCCGCCTGTTGATGGATCTGTAA
- a CDS encoding pyridoxamine 5'-phosphate oxidase family protein, with protein MEFLTTVEALEAHYGTPGAPSLRKVARQMTPLYRKWIMASRLCMLATVGPEGTDDSPRGDDGPVVLELDPGRLALPDWRGNNRIDSLRNIVRDPRVSLMFLVPGSNNVVRVNGNARVTADADLRARFDKNGKQPRTVIVIEITEIYSQCARALMRARTWTSEDESADLPTMGEILAEQTAGVEGGKAYDEAWAPRAAKTMW; from the coding sequence ATGGAGTTTCTCACCACCGTTGAGGCGCTTGAGGCGCATTACGGCACACCCGGCGCGCCCTCTCTGCGCAAGGTGGCGCGGCAGATGACGCCGCTTTATCGCAAGTGGATCATGGCCTCGCGGCTGTGTATGTTGGCCACGGTTGGACCAGAAGGCACCGATGACAGCCCGCGTGGTGATGATGGTCCGGTGGTTCTGGAACTGGATCCGGGCAGGCTGGCCCTGCCGGACTGGCGGGGCAACAACCGGATCGACAGCCTGCGCAATATCGTGCGGGACCCGCGTGTCTCGTTGATGTTTCTGGTGCCGGGATCGAACAATGTGGTGCGGGTGAACGGTAACGCCCGGGTGACGGCGGACGCCGATCTGCGCGCCAGGTTTGACAAGAACGGCAAACAGCCCCGTACCGTCATTGTTATCGAAATCACTGAAATCTACAGCCAATGCGCCCGCGCACTGATGCGCGCACGGACCTGGACCTCAGAAGATGAAAGCGCGGATCTGCCGACAATGGGGGAAATCCTTGCCGAGCAGACCGCCGGAGTAGAGGGCGGGAAGGCGTATGACGAGGCCTGGGCACCGCGCGCCGCCAAGACCATGTGGTAA
- a CDS encoding MAPEG family protein, with amino-acid sequence MTPELTALTLAALLQALQFCAYAITANRQLDPKIALGPRDTPVTLTGTAGRFKRAMENHFEGLILFTIACGVVVISDQSTGFTAGCAWVYLAARVFYVPAYALGWSPGRSIIWFVGFFATVFMLIAALV; translated from the coding sequence ATGACCCCTGAACTCACCGCCCTCACCCTCGCCGCACTGCTGCAAGCGCTTCAGTTTTGCGCATATGCCATCACGGCAAATCGCCAACTGGATCCGAAAATAGCACTTGGCCCACGCGACACACCGGTCACCCTGACAGGTACAGCCGGACGCTTCAAACGTGCGATGGAAAACCATTTCGAAGGGCTGATCCTCTTCACCATCGCCTGCGGCGTGGTGGTGATCAGCGATCAATCCACCGGATTCACCGCAGGCTGCGCCTGGGTCTACCTTGCCGCCCGGGTGTTCTACGTGCCGGCCTACGCATTGGGCTGGTCTCCTGGCCGCTCGATCATCTGGTTTGTTGGCTTTTTTGCCACCGTCTTTATGTTGATCGCAGCGCTGGTATGA
- a CDS encoding lysophospholipid acyltransferase family protein, protein MKTAFRWLLSAVFMVQIYVMMLIFGLVFAPWALVSPRGARMACRSYAGYVLWCARWMLGLRTEVRGPVPTEEVIIAAKHQSFLDILIIFHATPSAKFIMKRELLWTPIIGIYAKRLGCVPVNRGKKGNAIARMVKDVAAEFADPGQLVIYPQGTRVAPGADRPYKIGTGVLYAALEQPCVPAATNVGLFWPRTGIMRKPGLGVVEFLPAIAPGLDRDVFMATLEREVEAHSNKLMQEAGFEVDGVSHHR, encoded by the coding sequence GTGAAAACTGCATTTCGATGGCTGCTCTCGGCCGTGTTTATGGTTCAGATCTATGTGATGATGCTGATCTTTGGTCTGGTTTTTGCGCCATGGGCTCTGGTGTCGCCGCGCGGCGCCCGCATGGCCTGCCGCAGCTATGCCGGTTATGTGTTGTGGTGCGCCCGCTGGATGCTGGGCCTGCGTACCGAGGTACGCGGCCCGGTGCCCACCGAGGAGGTGATCATCGCAGCAAAACATCAGAGTTTTCTGGATATTCTGATCATCTTTCACGCCACCCCATCAGCCAAGTTCATTATGAAGCGCGAGTTGCTGTGGACACCGATCATCGGCATCTATGCCAAGCGATTGGGCTGCGTGCCGGTCAACCGCGGTAAGAAAGGCAATGCCATTGCCCGTATGGTCAAGGACGTCGCGGCAGAGTTCGCTGACCCCGGTCAGCTGGTGATTTACCCGCAAGGCACCCGCGTCGCCCCCGGGGCGGACAGGCCCTACAAGATCGGAACCGGGGTTCTTTATGCCGCACTGGAGCAGCCTTGTGTGCCTGCGGCGACCAATGTGGGTCTGTTCTGGCCGCGTACCGGGATTATGCGCAAACCTGGGCTGGGTGTGGTTGAGTTCCTGCCCGCTATTGCGCCGGGGCTGGACCGCGATGTGTTCATGGCCACGCTGGAGCGCGAGGTCGAAGCCCATTCGAATAAGTTGATGCAGGAAGCGGGGTTCGAAGTCGATGGAGTTTCTCACCACCGTTGA
- a CDS encoding cell division protein FtsX: protein MNLARLRNVIVGDAQADRVVPPSGFTAQLTLFVSGAMAFLAVFALALSLASGRLADRWAEELARAATLRINAPAEQRVAQTEAAMTILEQTPGVASARALSREEQAALLTPWFGTKLPLDTLPIPQLIEVIEGDPGYDDAGLRLRLQAEVPGAVLDDHTRWRAPLVDAAQALRRLAWVSILLIGGATAAMITLAANAALAANAQVIEVLRLVGALDTYIAQAFIRRFTLRALFGAGVGMMLGMLGVWLMPEATREGGFLTGLGFQGWSWLLPLCIPLLGALVAFAATTRAANKRLGDLA from the coding sequence ATGAATCTGGCCCGGCTGCGCAATGTGATCGTCGGAGATGCCCAGGCTGACCGCGTGGTTCCGCCAAGCGGGTTTACCGCCCAGCTGACGCTGTTTGTGTCGGGGGCGATGGCGTTTCTGGCGGTCTTTGCGCTGGCCTTGTCGCTGGCCTCGGGCCGGTTGGCGGACCGCTGGGCGGAAGAGCTCGCCCGCGCTGCAACGCTGCGAATCAACGCGCCTGCTGAGCAACGCGTCGCCCAGACCGAAGCGGCGATGACCATTCTGGAACAGACCCCGGGTGTTGCCTCCGCCCGCGCGCTCAGCCGCGAAGAACAGGCGGCACTTCTGACACCGTGGTTCGGAACCAAACTGCCGCTGGATACACTGCCAATCCCGCAGCTGATTGAGGTGATCGAAGGTGATCCGGGCTACGATGATGCAGGATTGCGATTGCGGCTGCAGGCTGAGGTGCCGGGTGCTGTTCTGGATGATCACACCCGTTGGCGCGCACCTTTGGTGGATGCGGCGCAGGCGCTGCGGCGTCTGGCATGGGTGTCAATTCTACTGATCGGCGGTGCCACTGCTGCGATGATCACCCTCGCCGCCAACGCAGCTCTTGCCGCCAATGCCCAAGTGATTGAGGTGCTGCGCCTGGTTGGCGCCTTGGACACCTATATCGCACAGGCCTTTATCCGGCGCTTTACCTTGCGCGCGCTGTTCGGGGCGGGGGTTGGTATGATGCTTGGCATGTTGGGGGTCTGGCTGATGCCCGAGGCCACGCGCGAGGGTGGGTTTCTGACCGGTCTGGGCTTTCAGGGCTGGAGCTGGCTCCTGCCGCTGTGCATTCCTTTGCTTGGTGCGCTCGTCGCCTTTGCCGCAACAACCCGTGCGGCCAACAAACGTCTTGGAGATTTGGCGTGA
- a CDS encoding cell division ATP-binding protein FtsE: protein MIELDNVGYNYGGGELLSEVSVQLAPGSFHFLTGPSGAGKTTLLKLCYGALTPTSGRARAFNMDINGLDRDQMAYLRRRIGVVHQDCRFLDHLPVIENIALPLTVSGRDIDQEEANLRELLNWVGLSERAHATPPELSGGERQRAALARSVILSPEVIIADEPTGNVDWEMSQRLLQLLVELNHMGKTVLVATHDLSLIRAAKKQVQARVLRISNRQLQQAGADL from the coding sequence GTGATCGAGCTGGACAATGTGGGGTACAATTACGGTGGCGGGGAACTGCTGAGCGAGGTGTCAGTACAGCTGGCGCCGGGGTCGTTCCATTTCCTGACCGGTCCGTCAGGGGCAGGTAAAACGACCCTTTTGAAACTCTGCTACGGTGCATTGACCCCAACGTCTGGCCGGGCGCGCGCTTTCAACATGGATATCAATGGTTTGGACCGTGATCAGATGGCTTATCTACGGCGGCGTATCGGCGTGGTCCATCAGGATTGCCGGTTTCTGGACCATCTGCCGGTGATCGAAAACATCGCTTTGCCGCTGACCGTATCCGGGCGTGACATCGACCAGGAAGAGGCCAATCTGAGGGAGTTGCTGAATTGGGTCGGCCTGTCGGAGCGGGCACATGCAACGCCGCCTGAGCTGTCCGGGGGCGAACGGCAGCGCGCGGCTCTGGCCCGGTCGGTTATTCTTTCACCCGAGGTAATCATCGCGGACGAACCAACAGGCAATGTGGACTGGGAAATGTCGCAGCGACTGCTGCAATTGCTGGTGGAGCTGAACCACATGGGCAAAACGGTATTGGTGGCCACGCATGATCTGTCGCTCATCCGGGCGGCCAAAAAACAGGTGCAAGCACGGGTTCTGCGGATTTCCAACCGGCAGCTTCAGCAGGCGGGGGCAGATCTATGA
- a CDS encoding DUF4175 domain-containing protein: MVKTPKFRRKADDRSATAPGSPGRDRAVSGRPWGAGGGEAIRDSTSSGLQLSDPRLARLRWSLRLTWLGLLSERLVRAFWPLSSLVMLALAAMMLGLHEELPVELVWVGAVVLVLAAAAAFAFGVWRFTWPRLSDTLARLDMTVPGHPIAALLDAQAIGSDDPASQALWQAHQQRMQARAAAAKAPKPNLSVVRADPFALRYLAMLALAVAVLFGSIWRVGTLGEITPGAVAAATGPTWEGWIEPPRYTGLPVLYLNDQTETALNLPENSRLTLRLYGEVGDLTLDETISGRVGDLPSAAAAEQSFEITRDGTLAINGAGGRSWDVTLLKDQPPSVAIIGDPTLESDDTTSLGYTASDDYGVAGGQVEISLDMDALDRRHGLAVTPDARDPIVQDLPLPLSGDRRAFDEQMIETFAKHPWANMPVTYRMVAQDAAGQEAKAEPLSAPLVTRRFFDPMAAAVAEQRRDLLWARANGPRVAQILRTLSTYPAEVFRDHGDYLRLRTILRRLEQHSTAGTLGPDQQEDLAEALWDLAVQLEEGDVGDAMARMQRAQEQLSQAMRDGASEEEIARLMQQLRDATQDYLRQLQRQAQEQGNQGEQQGAPDENAMQLSQQDLQAMMDRIQELMEQGRMAEAEQALREFQQMMENMRVTEGQQGQDGSPGEQSMDGLADTLREQQGLSDQAFRDLQEQFNPGARRGESEGNEGRNGGLGRGQSHEGGQGNQGGQGDRPGAGTPGGERQPGQGGQGQRAPDAEGGQSGGDAAQSGGRRGLGGSLADRQQALRDQLRAQRNGLPLGNGEGDQATRDALDDAGRAMDGAEEALRQGDLAEAIDRQSDAMEALREGMRALGEAMAEQQQPGQQQGQGRANTSAQGNRMDPLGRRNGEQGDGGVSDGQFSEGQAYRRAWDLLEEIRRRAGERSRSDTERSYLERLLDRF; this comes from the coding sequence ATGGTGAAGACCCCCAAGTTCCGCCGCAAGGCTGACGACAGATCTGCAACCGCGCCCGGTTCTCCGGGGCGCGATAGGGCAGTTTCCGGGCGTCCATGGGGGGCAGGTGGCGGCGAGGCGATCCGAGATTCGACATCATCTGGCCTGCAACTCTCTGATCCGCGTTTGGCGCGATTGCGCTGGTCCCTGCGATTGACGTGGCTTGGCCTGCTGTCGGAACGGCTGGTGCGCGCTTTCTGGCCCTTATCCTCTCTGGTGATGCTGGCGCTTGCCGCGATGATGCTTGGCCTCCATGAGGAGCTGCCGGTGGAGCTGGTCTGGGTCGGCGCGGTTGTGCTGGTCCTCGCCGCTGCGGCAGCGTTTGCTTTTGGGGTCTGGCGCTTTACTTGGCCTCGTCTGTCGGACACTCTGGCGCGATTGGATATGACGGTTCCCGGACATCCGATTGCGGCACTGCTGGATGCGCAGGCTATTGGTTCTGATGACCCTGCATCGCAAGCGCTCTGGCAGGCGCACCAGCAGCGGATGCAGGCCCGCGCCGCTGCGGCCAAAGCTCCGAAACCCAATCTCTCCGTTGTGCGTGCGGATCCGTTTGCGCTGCGCTATCTGGCGATGTTGGCGCTGGCGGTGGCAGTGTTGTTCGGCTCCATCTGGCGGGTCGGCACCCTTGGCGAGATCACCCCCGGCGCGGTTGCGGCTGCCACGGGACCGACCTGGGAAGGCTGGATCGAGCCGCCACGCTACACTGGGCTTCCTGTGCTCTATCTCAATGATCAGACGGAGACTGCGCTGAACCTGCCGGAGAACAGCCGCCTTACCCTGCGACTTTATGGTGAGGTCGGCGATCTGACGCTGGACGAGACCATTTCCGGACGTGTCGGTGACCTGCCGTCTGCCGCTGCCGCCGAACAGAGTTTTGAGATTACCCGTGACGGCACGCTCGCGATCAACGGTGCAGGCGGACGCAGTTGGGATGTCACATTGCTCAAGGATCAGCCTCCGAGCGTTGCCATCATCGGTGATCCGACGCTTGAATCCGATGACACCACATCGCTGGGCTATACCGCGAGCGATGACTACGGCGTCGCTGGCGGGCAGGTGGAGATTTCACTGGATATGGACGCGCTGGATCGTCGTCACGGATTGGCGGTGACGCCGGATGCGCGCGATCCGATTGTGCAGGATCTGCCGCTGCCACTAAGCGGCGATCGCCGTGCGTTTGATGAACAGATGATAGAGACATTTGCCAAGCATCCCTGGGCGAATATGCCGGTCACCTACCGGATGGTTGCACAGGATGCCGCTGGTCAGGAGGCGAAGGCCGAACCGCTGAGCGCGCCGCTTGTAACCCGCCGCTTCTTCGATCCTATGGCCGCTGCGGTGGCAGAGCAGCGGCGCGATCTCCTCTGGGCGCGGGCCAATGGACCAAGGGTGGCGCAAATTCTGCGCACCCTGTCGACCTACCCGGCTGAGGTGTTTCGCGATCACGGTGATTACCTGCGCCTACGTACCATTTTGCGCCGACTTGAGCAGCATAGCACGGCGGGCACTTTGGGGCCGGATCAGCAGGAAGATCTTGCTGAGGCGCTCTGGGATCTGGCTGTTCAGCTTGAAGAGGGAGATGTCGGAGATGCCATGGCGCGGATGCAACGGGCGCAGGAGCAGCTGAGCCAGGCGATGCGGGACGGCGCCAGCGAGGAAGAGATTGCCCGCCTGATGCAGCAGCTGCGCGATGCGACGCAGGACTATCTGCGCCAGTTGCAGCGGCAGGCACAAGAGCAGGGCAATCAGGGCGAGCAGCAGGGCGCCCCGGATGAGAACGCGATGCAGTTGAGCCAGCAGGACTTGCAGGCGATGATGGACCGGATTCAGGAGCTGATGGAACAGGGTCGCATGGCCGAGGCTGAACAGGCGCTGCGCGAGTTCCAGCAGATGATGGAGAACATGCGCGTGACCGAGGGGCAGCAAGGGCAGGACGGGTCTCCCGGGGAGCAAAGCATGGACGGGCTGGCCGATACCCTGCGCGAACAGCAGGGCTTGTCAGATCAGGCCTTCCGCGACTTACAGGAGCAATTCAACCCCGGCGCCCGTCGTGGCGAAAGCGAAGGCAACGAAGGACGCAATGGCGGTCTGGGCCGTGGACAGTCCCATGAGGGCGGACAGGGCAATCAAGGGGGGCAGGGCGACCGACCGGGTGCTGGTACTCCCGGCGGGGAGCGACAGCCCGGCCAGGGGGGGCAGGGGCAGCGCGCACCTGACGCCGAAGGGGGGCAGAGCGGTGGCGATGCAGCCCAGTCGGGTGGGCGTCGTGGCCTCGGTGGTTCCCTTGCAGATCGCCAGCAGGCCCTCAGGGATCAGCTGCGTGCGCAGCGCAACGGTCTGCCATTGGGCAATGGCGAAGGGGATCAGGCGACGCGGGATGCTTTGGATGATGCCGGGCGTGCCATGGACGGTGCTGAGGAGGCGCTGCGACAGGGGGATCTGGCAGAGGCCATCGACCGGCAATCCGACGCCATGGAGGCGCTGCGCGAGGGCATGCGGGCGCTTGGCGAAGCGATGGCAGAACAGCAACAGCCAGGACAGCAGCAGGGACAGGGGCGCGCCAATACCTCGGCGCAGGGCAATCGCATGGACCCGTTGGGTCGGCGCAATGGCGAGCAGGGGGACGGCGGGGTCTCGGACGGGCAGTTCAGCGAGGGTCAGGCCTATCGCCGCGCCTGGGACCTGCTGGAGGAAATTCGCCGCCGGGCCGGTGAACGCAGCCGCAGCGACACAGAACGCAGCTATCTTGAGCGATTACTCGACCGGTTCTGA